The Dehalococcoidia bacterium genome has a window encoding:
- a CDS encoding (2Fe-2S)-binding protein — protein sequence MSPYRIRLTVNGEPREASVPARRTLVDLLRYDLGLTGTKEACSVGVCGACTVLLDGRLVASCITLAVQVDGARVTTIEGVAEGEKLHPLQQAFIDHGGFQCGICTPGQIVAAKALLDSNPHPSEDEIKDWMMGNLCRCTGYYQIVESIAKAAAGG from the coding sequence ATCAGCCCATACCGCATCCGGCTCACGGTCAACGGCGAGCCGCGCGAGGCGAGCGTGCCGGCGCGGCGCACGCTGGTCGATCTGCTGCGCTACGACCTCGGCCTCACCGGCACCAAGGAGGCGTGCAGCGTCGGCGTCTGTGGCGCCTGCACCGTGCTGCTCGACGGCCGCCTCGTCGCCTCCTGCATCACGCTGGCCGTGCAGGTGGACGGCGCGCGGGTCACCACGATCGAGGGCGTGGCCGAGGGCGAGAAGCTGCATCCGCTGCAGCAGGCCTTCATCGATCACGGCGGCTTCCAGTGCGGCATCTGCACGCCGGGCCAGATCGTGGCGGCGAAAGCGTTGCTGGACAGCAACCCGCACCCCAGCGAGGACGAGATCAAAGACTGGATGATGGGCAATCTCTGCCGCTGCACCGGCTACTACCAGATCGTCGAGTCGATCGCCAAAGCGGCGGCGGGGGGCTGA